A window of Glycine soja cultivar W05 chromosome 2, ASM419377v2, whole genome shotgun sequence genomic DNA:
TTTCATTTGGTGTCCGCCTTTAGGGAAGACGGTGGCCTTAAGACAGATAATGAAGGGGAATTCCGGAGTGGTTTCTCTTGTAACTCGGGGATTGTTCAGTTTTACAAGCTGAGTTATGGGGCATTTTTCATTGAGTCCAAACTGACTCTAGAGATGTAATGGAGTTAGTGAAAGATGGATGTGATGATATGAATGAGTGTCTTCCTATTGTGCACGCGATCAGCGAAGCTATTGGTCAACCATTGCAAGTGACGCTTAACGGTTTAAGCATGTTCTAAGGGAAAGTAATTCTGCAGCTGATGCTTGAGCTAAGTTTGGTCTATCCTTGGGTCAAGGGCTGATGTTTTTTTGTTGATCCTTCTAGTTTTGTTATTCCTATACTGTTTGCTGATAAGTCAAGCGTAGGAGTTATTGTGCAGTTTTGTTTTGTTGCTTTGGGCGTTAGCCCCTTTATATcagcaaaaaaattatttacctttcaaaaaaattatttactacaCTCTCAAAggttacaattttattttatttttatctctaacaGGACTCCATTATctttaatattaaaaagttttaaatataatatacaccaattaattaaataagaaaacatgTTTTCTTACCtatattgtttataaaataatattaatcattttaaaaatttttacactttaatcaaatttaacttAAGATTAACAATGTCTCATTAAAGATTAAACAAATTGATCTTGTTATTAATAAAAGAGTAAATTGTACTCAcctgtgttttattttttaattacactgGATACTCCTCTTTTTTTGCATCCTATAAAAACTCATTAAttgtttaacttattttaaactCTGGATCCTCTCTCTTGCATAATgtctaataatttaatataaaatagacACATATTGATCGCAtgacttttattgaaaatttatgtctaataatgtctactaattaaaatatttatttttgaaatatttacatttatgtttttaactcctttatttgaaatatttattttttatgtctaTGTGTTTGATATAGTGTCTCAATCAAAAACTACATCTTCTTAAAGTGTTAGcaataatgaaacaaaaatcaaatattaaaggAAAAACTATTATTACCTTAAGAAATGTCCTTTCCCAGGatcaatcattaatttattgttgagtatttaacaaaaatagtaaGACAATTTCATTTGATAAGATATTTCAATTAACATTAGTTAACCACATTAATACAAAGAGAATATcatatgtaaataaaaaaacacatggagtgcaaatttaacaaaatgtgAGAATAATTTCATCTGCTCACATGTTTCACTTGATAGAGAATGCAGGCAGCAACTGAAAAAATGCAGGCAGCAGTAGCCCTAAACTAAACACCCATTTCGACCCCGCCATGCCAATAGAGCCCATTCCCCCACTGACTAGTAATTTACCATTTGCAAAACGAGCGGAATTTCGAAAATACAAATCAAAGACACGAGTAATAACTTTGTGTGGGACGTGAGTCAGCAGGAAATCGTTTAAATGTTTAATCTTCCAGAAAGCGTAACAAATGGCATGTTCTGATTATGCCCTAGTCCAGTTGCTTGTATAGAGCTTGACACATAAATGTCCAGCATGCTACATTATCAATTTACCTTCAATTTTAGATGGTATGTAAGACTCTGACAAGAATGAAAGTGCGTGCACAGATAAGGCTTCAATCTCAAACTTTACTCCTCTTTGCAGAATCAACTGTAGCTCCAACCTTCATAACAAACAATAAGATACACAGCATACAATTCCAATCCAgttgaacaaaaagaaaaatgttttggaATGTATATGAACAATACCTCCATTGTGGTACCTCCCTTTCAAGGTAGCATCTAAGTAGCATGGCTTCAACTTTTCTTTTGTCTAGAAGGAATATTGAGAGCACGGTATTTATTAGATCAGATATGTAACTAGGTCAATCTGACGCATTACAAGTAATATCCTTATTTACCTTCAGCAGTCAATGGAAGGAGACACTGATTCGGAACAAAATATCTCTCAGAATCAGAAGGAAAAGCTCCAAGCCATTGTATCTCTGGGACACGAAGATGTTTCGTGTCATAGGCCATTTGCTAACATAATCGTGAACAATAGATTAGTCAGGCAGGATATGAAACTTTAACTCAGCCATTACAGAGATTCAAGCGACTCAATGATCCTGCACATTTTATATTCAGATCTCTATAATGATAAACTTATAAATACCAACCATTGAACCAAATCTGTAAGTGGTTAAGATGTCAAAGCCATAGGGATCACAATCTACCAAGCAATAAGCAGGTAGGCACAAATTCTCAACCAGAAGACGCAAAAACCTGCTAGGATACAAAATGCATAAATCAAAGAAAGGCCAAGCATGTACGTTCCTAATTGTGCACACAAACAGACACATTCGCAAtgcaaaatgaaaatgcaagctGACTTATGGCTTCATAGCATAACAACTTAAGTATATGAAAACAAAAGTACACACCTTCTTGTAGGAATATCCGGGTAACCTCTTCCCTGAATAAAGATAGAATTCAAACAAAGAAATATTGTTGCAAAAGAAACTAATGTCTTCAGAAGATTGCTTACAGTGATGACAATACAGTGATTTGCATTGCAGAATTGGTCGTTTGCTAGCCTTTGGAAAACTGATAATGAAGTTCAACATGGACGGTCTTTTCAATAGAAAGTACGTTGGGGAAGAATCTTatactttttttctcttattttctccaAAACAAAAGCATTTGCTTACCTGATTCTTTCTCCACAACTAATATGTATTGAGCAAGACTAATGATATCTATGCACAAGGTTAAGCAACGTTTCTCCCCATTTCTAATCACTTtgcattttaagttaaaatgaagtaccaaataaaattataagaaggaAACTAAACAGTTGCAGTATTTTCACCCAGAAATTAGGATACCTTGAACTTCTTCAACATGAACAGGAACAGGGTGGGCCTGCAGAAAAGGCAAATGCCTGAATGTAGTTTAAATGGTAAAGTTATTTACTACATTAAGATCAATTCTTAGTTCTTACAGTGTTGGGAGAACTTATGCAATCAAATATCCTTTCTCCTTCAGAAAATCTTATCCAGCCCATAATTAACCTACAGCAGAAACATAAGTCTTACCAAAAGTCTTACCACTTGCCAGTTAAACACATTTGCACACATCATTATAATATGAAAAActcaataaaaggaaaaaattaccagctttgagaaaattaataattactacTGCAGTAGTAAAGGAGAATTCTGATGACAGAATTCAACATATGCTAGCCTTATTAATATACGTTTGATGGAATCATATTTTCTCACTATCATCAATTACAATTATGATGTCAATAAAAACAGGGGATCTCATAACTCTAAAAAAGTAGTAGATTAAAAATACGTGTCCTTTGAACTTCATAACAATTTTTAGGCACGCCAGTGGcgagattttatttt
This region includes:
- the LOC114403115 gene encoding meiotic recombination protein SPO11-1 isoform X1; amino-acid sequence: MEGKRTRFQSESQPQSVILLTKIKEFTRALLAALTNGRSPLILIDRFRSYCTLPNSNCFCASDLPCGKELLTLRRKSHAHRLAVMLRVMLIVQKLLQENKHSSKRDIYYTYPSVFLDQSVVDQAINDICILMQCSRHNLNVVSAGNGLIMGWIRFSEGERIFDCISSPNTAHPVPVHVEEVQDIISLAQYILVVEKESVFQRLANDQFCNANHCIVITVSNLLKTLVSFATIFLCLNSIFIQGRGYPDIPTRRFLRLLVENLCLPAYCLVDCDPYGFDILTTYRFGSMQMAYDTKHLRVPEIQWLGAFPSDSERYFVPNQCLLPLTAEDKRKVEAMLLRCYLEREVPQWRLELQLILQRGVKFEIEALSVHALSFLSESYIPSKIEGKLIM
- the LOC114403115 gene encoding meiotic recombination protein SPO11-1 isoform X2 produces the protein MEGKRTRFQSESQPQSVILLTKIKEFTRALLAALTNGRSPLILIDRFRSYCTLPNSNCFCASDLPCGKELLTLRRKSHAHRLAVMLRVMLIVQKLLQENKHSSKRDIYYTYPSVFLDQSVVDQAINDICILMQCSRHNLNVVSAGNGLIMGWIRFSEGERIFDCISSPNTAHPVPVHVEEVQDIISLAQYILVVEKESVFQRLANDQFCNANHCIVITGRGYPDIPTRRFLRLLVENLCLPAYCLVDCDPYGFDILTTYRFGSMQMAYDTKHLRVPEIQWLGAFPSDSERYFVPNQCLLPLTAEDKRKVEAMLLRCYLEREVPQWRLELQLILQRGVKFEIEALSVHALSFLSESYIPSKIEGKLIM